A single window of Granulicella sibirica DNA harbors:
- a CDS encoding cytochrome P450, with translation MDHAPDIRLQPGKTIPVGPSFWPRLLRRETYQQDAAAFLLHNAQTFGDLIYFEAFGRPILQFNHPDLIQEMLVRDAPHHHRNLVMQRSKAVLGEGLLTSEEPLHMRQRRLAQPAFHRQRIGAYGEIIAGYTEKMTALWATGTTLDVRAEMLLLALRIVGKTLFDTDVEHEVHSIAAAVDSFQGFLPLAFLPLSTQIQRLPLPAMRRIRRGREELDTLIYRMIRERRADPRDRGDLLSMLIASVDEEDPTASMTDRQVRDECLTVLLAGHETTANALSFALWLLAQHQEIQQQLAQESAAALEGRQATAADYPKLPLAEQVFAEALRLYPPVWVTARTAAENYEYRGMTIKKGTMLVAPQFAVHRDPRFYVDPLAFAPARFTSAIKATRPRYAYFPFGAGSRQCIGEGLAWMEGVLILATIAQMWRLSPVPGGPNTIAISPSVSLRPKGPVLLHVERRTR, from the coding sequence ATGGATCACGCCCCGGACATCCGCCTCCAACCCGGCAAGACCATCCCCGTCGGCCCATCGTTCTGGCCACGCCTGCTGCGCCGCGAGACCTACCAGCAGGACGCTGCCGCTTTCCTTCTCCACAACGCCCAGACCTTCGGCGATCTGATCTACTTCGAAGCCTTCGGCCGGCCCATTCTCCAGTTCAATCACCCCGACCTGATCCAGGAGATGCTCGTCCGCGACGCGCCGCACCATCACCGCAATCTCGTCATGCAGCGGTCGAAGGCCGTCCTCGGGGAGGGGCTCCTCACCTCCGAAGAGCCCCTGCACATGCGCCAGCGGCGTCTCGCCCAGCCTGCCTTTCACCGGCAGCGCATCGGCGCGTACGGCGAGATCATCGCAGGCTACACCGAGAAAATGACCGCGCTCTGGGCCACCGGAACCACGCTCGACGTCCGCGCGGAGATGCTCCTGCTGGCCCTTCGGATCGTCGGCAAGACACTCTTCGATACGGATGTCGAACACGAGGTCCACAGCATCGCCGCCGCCGTCGACTCTTTTCAGGGCTTTCTTCCGCTTGCCTTTCTTCCCTTATCCACGCAGATCCAGCGCCTACCGCTCCCGGCCATGCGCCGCATCCGACGCGGCCGCGAAGAGCTCGACACGCTCATCTACCGCATGATCCGCGAGCGCCGCGCCGACCCACGCGATCGCGGCGACCTCCTCAGCATGCTCATCGCCTCGGTCGACGAGGAAGACCCCACGGCAAGCATGACCGACCGCCAGGTCCGCGACGAATGCCTTACCGTCCTTCTCGCCGGCCACGAAACGACGGCCAACGCCCTTAGCTTCGCCCTCTGGCTTCTCGCTCAGCACCAGGAGATCCAGCAGCAGCTTGCCCAGGAGTCCGCAGCCGCGCTTGAAGGACGCCAGGCTACCGCGGCCGACTACCCGAAACTTCCTCTGGCGGAACAGGTCTTCGCCGAAGCTCTTCGTCTCTACCCACCCGTGTGGGTCACAGCGCGTACCGCAGCCGAGAACTACGAGTATCGCGGCATGACGATCAAGAAAGGCACGATGCTCGTAGCCCCGCAGTTCGCTGTCCATCGCGACCCGCGCTTCTACGTCGATCCATTGGCCTTTGCCCCGGCCCGCTTCACCTCGGCGATCAAGGCCACCCGCCCGCGCTACGCCTACTTCCCCTTCGGAGCCGGAAGCCGCCAATGCATCGGCGAGGGGCTGGCCTGGATGGAAGGCGTGCTCATCCTTGCAACGATTGCCCAGATGTGGCGCCTGTCCCCTGTCCCGGGCGGGCCGAACACCATCGCCATCAGCCCATCCGTCTCCCTGCGTCCGAAAGGTCCCGTTCTCCTTCACGTCGAGCGCCGAACCAGGTAG
- a CDS encoding S53 family peptidase gives MATKFWLRALHFGLVPVFTAGLTSLTASPAQAQTAKFATAESVSDADQSQVIGATVWLSLHNRAQLDSKVNSLYDEKSATFHKWMKKTDLSSYTPTNAEVEAVKAELTKQGLTVKSTGPNNMFVAVTGTVATMETAFHTQIKNLSIKGEVVRATTVAPTMTGVAATLVSSISGISPNRFHPTVLHPTDPDTGKKFAGIPMAQSDGLLFSGQCFRDVQTETFKTPGAAVPIGVYVGNRYGQSVTNTAAGTLPPCGYDVKELTTAYGMKPSYAKGLDGTGQTIVIVDAYGSSTIMKDANSFSTLNGLPKLTANNFQVVYPGGAPAATTAANAQGWAEETSLDVEWAHAMAPGANIILLVSPSDYDTDLSGTLFYGIVNGLGSVISNSYSGAELVDLYEYPEELVISNLVTEIGAAFGISVNYSSGDDGDLDAVLGISQNSVSDLGASPYATSVGGTSVALTNKNDFKFQTGWGNNLTKLASSTGAPLAPPLFEGNIGGSGGGESRYFRQPSWQQSLPGGNRQQPDVSMVADPYTGAEFIYSVDGAQYLSVIGGTSLSCPMFSGVWAVANQEAGLLHGTGTLLGQAAPIVAKLAGTPAITDILPYTTPTNVTGLIITKAGVRDYSSAQLAYPLEGTVDYLSAIYNSPFSGSWFTLSFGTDTSLKVTKGWDNVTGYGSPTGLPFIEAAAK, from the coding sequence ATGGCAACAAAGTTTTGGCTTCGCGCTCTTCACTTCGGCCTGGTCCCCGTCTTTACCGCCGGGCTCACGTCTTTGACCGCTTCTCCCGCCCAGGCACAAACAGCGAAGTTCGCGACTGCGGAGAGCGTGAGCGACGCGGATCAGTCGCAGGTGATCGGGGCCACTGTCTGGCTCAGCCTGCACAATCGTGCGCAACTCGACTCAAAGGTCAACTCGCTTTACGACGAGAAGTCCGCCACTTTTCATAAGTGGATGAAAAAGACCGATCTTTCTTCCTACACGCCAACGAACGCCGAGGTCGAAGCGGTCAAGGCTGAGTTGACGAAGCAGGGGCTGACGGTGAAGTCGACCGGGCCGAACAACATGTTCGTCGCGGTCACCGGTACGGTAGCCACGATGGAGACTGCGTTTCATACGCAGATCAAGAATCTGAGCATCAAGGGCGAGGTCGTCCGGGCCACGACCGTGGCTCCGACGATGACCGGTGTCGCTGCAACCCTGGTTTCGTCCATCTCCGGAATCTCGCCGAACCGGTTCCACCCAACGGTCCTGCACCCGACGGATCCGGACACCGGCAAGAAGTTTGCCGGAATTCCGATGGCGCAATCGGATGGCCTCTTGTTCTCGGGTCAGTGCTTCCGTGATGTGCAGACCGAGACGTTCAAGACACCGGGCGCCGCGGTTCCGATCGGGGTATATGTTGGAAACCGCTATGGTCAGAGCGTTACGAATACAGCAGCCGGAACTCTGCCTCCTTGCGGCTACGACGTGAAGGAGCTTACGACGGCGTACGGCATGAAGCCTTCGTATGCCAAGGGCCTCGACGGCACGGGACAGACGATCGTCATCGTGGATGCCTATGGATCCTCGACCATCATGAAGGACGCCAATTCGTTTTCGACGCTGAACGGACTTCCGAAGTTGACGGCGAACAATTTCCAGGTGGTGTACCCGGGTGGGGCTCCGGCGGCGACGACCGCGGCGAATGCACAGGGCTGGGCTGAAGAGACTTCGCTCGACGTAGAGTGGGCGCATGCGATGGCTCCAGGGGCGAACATCATCCTTCTGGTTTCGCCAAGCGACTACGATACGGATCTCTCCGGAACCCTTTTCTACGGAATCGTCAATGGACTCGGCAGCGTCATCAGCAATAGCTATAGCGGGGCCGAGCTCGTGGATCTTTACGAATACCCCGAAGAGCTCGTTATCTCCAACCTCGTGACGGAGATCGGCGCGGCATTTGGAATCTCGGTCAACTATTCGAGCGGCGATGATGGCGATCTTGACGCGGTACTCGGAATATCACAGAACTCGGTCAGCGATCTGGGCGCCTCACCGTATGCCACATCGGTCGGTGGGACGAGCGTCGCGCTTACCAACAAGAACGACTTCAAGTTCCAGACGGGTTGGGGCAACAACCTGACCAAGCTGGCTTCCAGCACGGGAGCGCCATTGGCTCCTCCACTGTTCGAAGGCAACATTGGAGGATCGGGTGGAGGAGAGAGCCGCTACTTCCGCCAGCCCTCATGGCAGCAGTCTCTCCCTGGCGGAAACCGTCAGCAGCCTGATGTCTCGATGGTTGCAGACCCGTACACCGGTGCGGAGTTCATCTACTCCGTGGACGGCGCGCAATACCTCAGCGTGATCGGAGGTACGAGTCTTTCGTGCCCGATGTTCTCGGGTGTATGGGCGGTCGCCAACCAGGAAGCTGGACTCCTCCACGGTACGGGAACGCTGCTCGGTCAGGCGGCGCCGATCGTCGCCAAGCTTGCAGGGACCCCGGCAATCACGGACATCCTGCCTTACACAACGCCGACCAACGTGACTGGTTTGATTATCACGAAGGCCGGTGTGAGGGATTACTCGTCAGCACAACTTGCGTACCCTCTCGAGGGCACGGTCGACTACCTGAGCGCGATCTACAACAGCCCATTCAGCGGATCGTGGTTCACCCTGAGCTTTGGCACGGATACCTCCCTGAAGGTGACGAAGGGGTGGGATAACGTGACGGGCTATGGTTCTCCGACCGGACTGCCCTTCATCGAAGCCGCCGCGAAGTAG
- a CDS encoding sensor histidine kinase — protein sequence MQTPSTVPSLVLSTLAIVDTPFTPIHSFAGIPLYKGLGTLAALALLGVLYLFRLRREAARVRWRLYQQLAEHERLKRERHDTFFQGMQGLLLCFQTGTSLLRKDDPARRIFEEALQQSDRVMTEGRDLDVDSHPVSPASHDLSLAYAAAGQELQIIRPADFKVLVIGASESLRTAVFDELQRLGREALTNAFRHAKARRIEAELNYQSNELRVFFRDNGVGIDPEALCREPSRRCGLPRMQEQARKIGARLDVWSRAGAGTEVEIRISAAAAYRSAPPQRRSPSLAGIVIESEGFYD from the coding sequence GTGCAAACTCCCTCCACCGTCCCATCACTGGTCCTGAGCACCCTTGCCATCGTCGACACGCCGTTCACACCCATTCACTCCTTCGCGGGAATCCCGCTGTACAAGGGCCTCGGCACCCTCGCAGCACTTGCTCTCCTCGGCGTCCTCTACCTTTTCCGTCTGCGGAGAGAAGCCGCACGGGTACGTTGGCGGCTCTATCAACAGCTCGCCGAGCACGAGCGCCTCAAGCGCGAGCGGCACGACACCTTCTTCCAGGGCATGCAGGGTCTCCTCCTCTGCTTCCAAACCGGAACGTCCCTGCTACGAAAGGACGACCCTGCCCGGAGAATCTTCGAAGAAGCCCTGCAACAATCCGACCGCGTCATGACCGAGGGTCGTGATCTCGACGTGGACAGCCACCCGGTATCGCCCGCCTCCCACGATCTCTCGCTGGCCTACGCCGCCGCCGGCCAGGAGCTTCAGATCATCCGCCCCGCCGACTTCAAGGTTCTTGTCATCGGAGCATCCGAGAGCCTCCGAACCGCTGTCTTCGACGAACTCCAGCGCCTCGGCCGTGAAGCCCTCACCAACGCCTTCCGACACGCGAAGGCACGCCGCATCGAAGCCGAATTGAACTACCAGTCGAACGAGTTGCGCGTCTTCTTCCGAGACAACGGCGTCGGCATCGACCCAGAGGCTCTGTGCCGCGAACCCTCCCGGCGATGCGGCCTCCCCCGCATGCAGGAACAGGCAAGGAAGATCGGCGCACGGCTCGATGTCTGGAGCCGCGCGGGCGCAGGCACCGAGGTCGAGATCCGAATCTCCGCCGCTGCCGCCTACCGCTCCGCTCCACCACAGAGACGTTCCCCTTCGCTTGCCGGTATCGTGATAGAAAGCGAGGGATTCTATGACTGA
- a CDS encoding response regulator, whose translation MTEAKTIRVLTVDDHPLMRVGLSGEINAQPDMTVVAEASDGEEAIELYRLHRPDITLMDLRMPKLSGIDAITAIRQSCPTARVIVLTTASGDVLAFRAFKAGAAGYLLKNLLRTDLVETIRSVHAGHRRIPPEIAQQMAEHAADDSITARELDVLRGVARGSSNKIIASYLHISEHTVKNHLKSILSKLDASDRTHAVVIALRRGFLEM comes from the coding sequence ATGACTGAGGCAAAGACGATCCGCGTCCTGACCGTGGACGACCATCCGCTGATGCGTGTCGGGCTCTCCGGCGAAATCAATGCGCAGCCGGACATGACGGTCGTCGCCGAGGCCTCCGATGGCGAAGAAGCCATCGAGCTCTACCGCCTCCATCGCCCCGACATCACCCTGATGGACCTCCGCATGCCCAAGCTCAGCGGCATCGACGCCATCACTGCCATCCGCCAAAGCTGTCCCACCGCCCGCGTCATCGTCCTTACCACTGCCTCCGGCGATGTCCTCGCTTTCCGCGCCTTCAAAGCCGGGGCCGCCGGCTATCTGCTCAAGAATCTCCTCCGCACCGACCTCGTCGAGACCATCCGCTCGGTCCACGCCGGCCATCGCCGCATCCCACCTGAGATCGCCCAGCAGATGGCCGAGCACGCCGCCGACGACTCCATCACCGCTCGCGAACTCGACGTCCTGCGGGGAGTCGCCCGGGGAAGCTCGAACAAGATCATCGCCTCCTACCTTCACATCTCCGAGCACACCGTGAAGAACCACCTCAAGAGCATTCTCTCCAAGCTCGACGCCAGTGACCGCACCCACGCCGTCGTGATCGCCCTTCGCCGCGGCTTCCTCGAGATGTAG
- a CDS encoding alcohol dehydrogenase codes for MSATYKAVEVTSPGQFTAVERPLIDPGPGQVRIRVEACGVCHSDAATVLGQFPGLTYPRVPGHEIVGRIDAIGPNVTRFQIGQRVGVGFFGGEDGTCEPCRRGDPTQCLHPIIPGITTDGGYAEVVIAEARAAAIIPEELTPAEAAPLLCAGVTTFNALRNAGLRSGDLVAIQGIGGLGHLGVQFASRMGFHTVAIGRGADKANLAAELGAHEYIDGAAEDPVAALQRLGGARAILCTAPSGKAMGELMGGLGVRGKLIIVGVADDPIEVSTLSVVFGARSITGSLVGTSIDEEDTLAFSVLQDVRPMIETMPLARAAEAYARMMSGAPRFRMVLLTGQ; via the coding sequence ATGTCCGCAACCTATAAGGCAGTCGAAGTCACTTCTCCCGGTCAGTTCACCGCCGTTGAGCGCCCCCTTATCGATCCAGGCCCCGGACAGGTCCGCATCCGCGTCGAAGCCTGTGGCGTCTGCCACTCCGACGCCGCCACCGTCCTCGGACAGTTTCCCGGCCTCACCTACCCCCGCGTTCCCGGCCACGAGATCGTCGGCAGGATCGACGCCATCGGACCAAACGTCACCCGCTTTCAGATCGGCCAGCGCGTCGGTGTCGGCTTCTTCGGCGGCGAGGACGGCACCTGCGAGCCATGCCGCCGTGGCGACCCCACCCAGTGCCTCCACCCCATCATCCCCGGCATCACCACCGACGGCGGATACGCCGAGGTCGTCATCGCCGAAGCCCGCGCCGCCGCCATCATTCCCGAAGAGCTGACCCCAGCCGAAGCCGCACCGCTCCTCTGCGCCGGCGTCACCACCTTCAACGCCCTGCGCAACGCCGGCCTGCGCTCCGGCGATCTCGTCGCCATCCAGGGCATCGGCGGACTCGGCCACCTCGGCGTCCAATTCGCCTCCCGCATGGGCTTCCACACCGTCGCCATCGGACGCGGAGCCGACAAGGCCAACCTCGCCGCCGAACTCGGAGCCCACGAATACATCGACGGCGCAGCAGAAGACCCTGTCGCCGCTCTCCAGCGCCTCGGCGGAGCCCGCGCCATCCTCTGCACCGCCCCCAGCGGCAAAGCCATGGGCGAGCTCATGGGTGGCCTCGGCGTTCGCGGCAAACTCATCATCGTCGGAGTCGCCGACGACCCCATCGAAGTCTCCACGCTCTCCGTCGTCTTCGGGGCCCGCTCCATTACCGGAAGTCTCGTCGGAACCTCCATCGACGAGGAAGACACGCTCGCCTTCAGCGTCCTCCAGGATGTTCGCCCCATGATCGAGACCATGCCCCTCGCCCGCGCCGCCGAAGCCTACGCCCGCATGATGAGCGGCGCGCCCCGCTTCCGCATGGTCCTGCTCACCGGTCAATAA
- a CDS encoding AraC family transcriptional regulator, giving the protein MLLSIGKQKAHAEQNARRRPQASAQQGTQLSGYFHLKASPSLALVSPGGSKIVATRLRSETGFWDRTLSMPPERAFLILVPLHPAAAGGYEMWIDGGHTRVDAWSAGRIGIYSLESNPIWRISGAFDAVCFHVPHSMLWQFTEENDLARVDLLECPQGTVDPVLYQMAQVILPAITKPDVFNDLFLEQIRLMLCAHLVQRYGVRAPGTIRFRGGLAPWQKRRVTEMMQMECEGELRLARLAGECGLSISHFARSFKRSFGVTVHRYLLAQRVERAKTLLAQSSRPLPQVALESGFGDQSAFNRAFSSVVGTSPGRWRRERAQTSPRHDPGPRVPIPSALFPHCETRWEALAQEH; this is encoded by the coding sequence ATGCTTCTATCGATCGGCAAGCAGAAAGCGCACGCTGAACAGAACGCGCGCCGCAGGCCGCAGGCGAGCGCCCAACAGGGAACTCAACTTTCGGGTTACTTTCACCTGAAGGCGTCCCCGTCGCTTGCGCTGGTGTCGCCGGGCGGGTCGAAGATCGTGGCCACGCGCCTGCGTTCCGAGACGGGGTTTTGGGATCGAACGCTGAGCATGCCTCCTGAGCGAGCGTTTCTGATCCTTGTTCCTCTGCATCCTGCGGCAGCGGGAGGCTACGAGATGTGGATCGATGGCGGGCACACGCGTGTTGACGCATGGAGCGCCGGCCGGATTGGGATCTACAGTCTCGAATCGAACCCGATCTGGCGGATTTCGGGCGCTTTCGACGCAGTCTGTTTCCACGTTCCCCACAGCATGCTCTGGCAGTTTACGGAGGAGAACGATCTGGCGCGTGTCGATCTGCTCGAGTGCCCGCAGGGAACGGTGGATCCGGTTCTGTACCAGATGGCGCAGGTGATTCTCCCCGCGATAACCAAGCCGGATGTATTCAACGACCTGTTCCTGGAGCAGATCCGCCTGATGCTCTGCGCTCACCTCGTACAGCGTTACGGCGTGCGTGCGCCGGGGACGATTCGGTTCCGCGGAGGACTGGCACCGTGGCAGAAGCGGCGTGTGACGGAGATGATGCAGATGGAGTGCGAGGGCGAGTTGAGGCTCGCGCGTCTTGCGGGGGAGTGTGGACTTTCGATCAGCCATTTCGCGCGCTCCTTCAAGCGGTCGTTCGGCGTGACGGTGCACCGGTACCTGCTGGCGCAACGGGTCGAGAGGGCCAAGACGTTGCTCGCGCAGTCCAGCCGGCCGCTGCCGCAGGTCGCCCTCGAGAGCGGGTTCGGCGATCAGAGCGCGTTTAACCGAGCGTTCAGCTCGGTCGTAGGAACGTCGCCCGGACGATGGCGCCGGGAGCGGGCGCAGACCAGCCCAAGGCATGACCCCGGACCCCGGGTCCCAATCCCTTCAGCTCTTTTTCCTCATTGCGAGACGCGCTGGGAAGCCCTGGCTCAGGAGCATTAA
- a CDS encoding sensor histidine kinase, whose amino-acid sequence MRSIQRIAASLTLALFLGQAAARALSSGPEHDLQGFRHAVWTAQDGIGAVFDVMQAPGGYLWLTTSKGVLRFDGVRFQTIEEVTNGAVSFNDIFSVFVASNGGVWLTTRTAGLLLWQNGKITPYSDRRCTPTAQFQGIFEGADDSLWIQAATGLAHLKGNVCEQVGPDRGYPGGLPLGIFTDREGSVWVKTPQGAIIVLAKGQTVFQPTGYTTGPSSSMAFLHEAPDGTIWISDALGFHPFKKAGAPPLPPPPGKIAPEGSPFHDFTFGPDGSLWAIGPKSVHRYAPIPPEGIPSATGAPGETFTPKQGLSANVVSKILVDHEGSIWLATNSGLDRLHRTALTTLSLPEADEHDFALAPGDNGSIWVGNESLPLTHVLPGGTTTTYPQASSVISIRRDRSGTIWSAGRGGPNLWRSSGSGLELLHQPKEDTQPVFALAVDRNNDLWITTREGETFQHAGDQWIPRNKDLERKAGNLGAMAGDQAGNVWLAFSRTLALWNGSAFRRFTYPDGALNVSASTMSVRGDHVWLAGRGGVALFTLKDGQGHFSRLLFKNHDLPGRVSGVVETATGDLWINGFSGITHVSAAELTGWLHDPASTVSAERLDALDGLPGLSGERFPEPSVIESASGRLWFATSKGVAWLDPATLEGNRNRLPPPVTISALIVNGRSYPASNALVFPPHTENLEIDYTALSLAIPERVLFRYKLDGVDKDWQDAGTRRQAFYTSLPPGPHRFHVIACNNDGVWNETGADLAFTLQPAFYQTGSFRVIAVLVFAGIVWLLFRLRIRSITHELQGRLAERLAERERIARELHDTLLQSLFGLTLRFQTAAHRLPAGDPTRAALDDVLSQSDKVMREGRERVLSLRGRSGANIDLTEAIAEVGQQLQSLHPAHFEITSDGRPLPLEDLIQEEIVLIVREALVNAFTHSGARTVSATVAYRSHALHLSVIDDGCGIDPAILKAGSRDGHWGLPGMKERAGRIRAELRIGVGPGGGAQVELRVPSSVAYRPVRRARFRWNPFSRGRRPVAPHPVEVSAIVDDPTLSGQHQGG is encoded by the coding sequence ATGAGAAGTATCCAACGGATCGCCGCCTCGCTCACCTTGGCCCTCTTCCTCGGGCAGGCCGCCGCGCGCGCTCTTTCCTCCGGTCCCGAACACGACCTGCAAGGCTTCCGTCACGCCGTCTGGACCGCACAGGACGGGATCGGCGCCGTCTTCGACGTCATGCAGGCCCCCGGCGGCTATCTCTGGCTCACCACCTCGAAGGGCGTCCTGCGCTTCGACGGCGTTCGCTTCCAGACGATCGAAGAGGTCACCAACGGAGCCGTTTCCTTCAACGACATCTTCTCCGTCTTTGTCGCGTCGAACGGAGGCGTCTGGCTGACCACCCGCACAGCCGGTCTCCTGCTCTGGCAGAACGGCAAAATAACCCCGTACAGCGACCGCCGCTGCACGCCCACCGCGCAGTTCCAAGGCATCTTCGAGGGTGCCGACGACTCGCTCTGGATTCAAGCCGCCACGGGTCTCGCTCACCTTAAAGGAAACGTCTGTGAGCAGGTCGGCCCCGATCGTGGCTACCCCGGTGGCCTGCCTCTCGGCATCTTCACGGACCGCGAAGGCTCCGTCTGGGTGAAGACGCCTCAGGGAGCAATCATCGTCCTCGCAAAGGGGCAAACGGTCTTCCAGCCCACCGGGTACACCACCGGCCCGTCCTCCTCGATGGCCTTCCTCCACGAAGCCCCCGACGGAACCATCTGGATCTCGGATGCACTCGGCTTCCACCCCTTCAAGAAAGCCGGAGCGCCTCCCCTGCCTCCGCCGCCAGGCAAAATCGCTCCTGAAGGCTCACCCTTTCACGACTTCACCTTCGGACCTGATGGCTCACTCTGGGCGATCGGTCCCAAGAGCGTCCACCGCTATGCACCCATCCCCCCGGAGGGCATCCCTTCCGCGACCGGAGCTCCCGGCGAGACCTTCACCCCAAAGCAAGGCCTGAGCGCGAACGTCGTCTCGAAGATCCTCGTCGACCACGAGGGAAGCATCTGGCTCGCCACCAACTCGGGGCTCGACCGTCTCCATCGCACCGCGCTCACCACCCTTTCCCTCCCCGAAGCCGACGAACACGACTTTGCCCTCGCGCCGGGGGACAACGGATCCATCTGGGTCGGCAACGAGAGCCTTCCGCTCACCCACGTCCTGCCCGGCGGCACCACGACCACCTACCCCCAGGCGAGCAGCGTCATCTCGATTCGCCGTGACCGAAGCGGAACCATCTGGTCCGCGGGCCGGGGCGGCCCGAACCTCTGGCGATCTTCCGGTTCCGGCCTCGAACTCCTCCATCAACCGAAGGAAGACACCCAGCCGGTCTTCGCCCTGGCCGTCGACCGCAACAACGACCTCTGGATCACCACACGCGAAGGCGAGACCTTCCAGCACGCGGGCGATCAATGGATCCCCCGCAACAAGGACCTCGAACGAAAAGCCGGGAATCTCGGCGCCATGGCTGGCGACCAGGCCGGAAATGTCTGGCTCGCCTTCAGCCGAACCCTCGCCCTCTGGAACGGAAGCGCGTTCCGTCGCTTCACCTACCCCGACGGCGCCCTCAACGTCAGCGCGAGCACCATGAGCGTCCGTGGCGATCACGTCTGGCTAGCCGGCCGTGGAGGCGTCGCTCTCTTCACCCTCAAAGACGGCCAGGGTCACTTCTCGCGCCTTCTCTTCAAAAATCATGACCTTCCCGGCCGGGTCTCCGGCGTCGTCGAAACCGCAACCGGCGACCTCTGGATCAACGGCTTCTCGGGCATCACCCACGTTTCTGCCGCAGAGCTCACAGGCTGGCTACACGACCCCGCTTCGACCGTCTCCGCCGAGCGCCTTGACGCCCTCGACGGCCTGCCGGGCCTATCCGGCGAGCGCTTCCCCGAGCCCTCGGTCATCGAGTCCGCCAGCGGCCGTCTCTGGTTCGCCACCAGCAAGGGCGTCGCCTGGCTCGACCCCGCTACGCTTGAAGGAAACCGCAACCGTCTCCCGCCGCCCGTCACCATCTCAGCCCTGATCGTCAACGGCAGGAGCTACCCAGCCTCGAACGCCCTCGTCTTCCCGCCCCACACCGAAAACCTGGAGATCGACTACACCGCGCTCTCGCTCGCCATCCCCGAGCGCGTCCTCTTCCGCTACAAACTCGACGGCGTCGACAAGGACTGGCAGGACGCCGGAACCCGCCGCCAGGCCTTCTACACCAGCCTCCCGCCGGGCCCGCACCGCTTTCACGTCATCGCCTGCAACAACGATGGCGTCTGGAACGAGACCGGCGCTGACCTCGCCTTCACTCTGCAACCCGCCTTCTACCAGACCGGCTCGTTCCGCGTCATCGCGGTGCTCGTCTTTGCCGGCATCGTCTGGCTCCTCTTCCGCCTCCGCATCCGGAGCATCACCCATGAGCTTCAGGGTCGACTCGCCGAGCGGCTTGCCGAGCGCGAACGCATCGCCCGCGAGCTCCACGACACCCTCCTGCAGAGCCTCTTCGGCCTGACCCTCCGCTTTCAGACCGCCGCCCACCGCCTCCCCGCCGGCGACCCCACCCGCGCGGCCCTCGACGACGTCCTGAGCCAGTCCGATAAGGTCATGCGCGAGGGACGCGAGCGCGTACTCAGCCTTCGTGGGAGGTCCGGCGCGAACATCGATCTCACCGAAGCCATCGCTGAAGTCGGCCAGCAACTCCAGTCTCTTCACCCGGCCCACTTCGAGATCACATCCGATGGCCGTCCACTCCCACTCGAAGACCTCATCCAGGAGGAGATCGTCCTCATCGTTCGCGAGGCTCTCGTCAACGCCTTCACCCACTCCGGAGCCAGGACCGTCTCGGCTACCGTCGCCTACCGTTCCCACGCCCTCCATCTCTCTGTGATCGACGATGGTTGCGGCATCGACCCCGCCATCCTCAAGGCAGGCAGCCGCGACGGCCACTGGGGTCTTCCCGGCATGAAAGAGCGCGCCGGCAGGATTCGCGCAGAACTGCGGATCGGTGTTGGCCCAGGTGGGGGAGCCCAGGTCGAACTCCGCGTCCCATCCTCCGTTGCGTATCGGCCGGTACGACGTGCCCGGTTTCGCTGGAACCCATTTTCGAGGGGGCGTCGCCCCGTGGCGCCCCATCCCGTCGAGGTGTCCGCGATCGTGGATGACCCAACGCTCTCCGGGCAACATCAAGGCGGCTAG